The DNA region GCCTCGGCATCAAGAACTCCGCCGACCTCGCCGCCCAGACGGCCAACAAGGAAAAGACCGTCCCCGGCATCAAATTCGAGGTCAAGCCGCTCGACGACCAGGCACAGCCCTCCGTCGGCCAGCAGAACGCCCAGAAGTTCATCGACGACGAAACCGTCCTCGGCGTCGTCGGCCCCCTGAACTCCGGCGTCTCCCAGTCGATGCAGAAGCCGCTCAACGACGCCGGCCTCACCCAGGTCTCCCCCGCCAACACCGGCACCGAGCTCACCCAGGGCGAAAACTGGAAGACCGGCGACAAGAAGCGCCCCTTCAAGACCTACTTCCGCACCGCCACCACGGACCAGATCCAGGGCGCCTTCGCCGCGAAGTACCTCTACAACAACGCGAAGATCAAGCAGGTCTACCTCATCGACGACCAGAAGCCGTACGGCGCCGGTCTCGCAGCATCCTTCAAGAACACCTTCACCACCCTCGGCGGCAAGATCGTCGGCTCCGACCACGTCAACCCCGACGACCGCGACTTCAACGCCGTCGTCACCCAGGTCAAGAAGTCCGGCGCCAAGGCCGTCTACTACGGCGGCGAATACCCCGCCGGCGCACCCCTGAGCCAGCAGCTCAAGGACAGCGTCCAGATCCCCCTCATGGGCGGCGACGGCATGTACAGCGCCGACTTCATCAAGCTCAACAAGAAGGCCCAGGGCGACATCGCCACCTCCGTCGGCAAGCCCGTCGAGGAACTCGACTCCGCCAAGAAGTTCATCGCGGACTACAAGACCGCCGGATACAAGGACGCCTACGAGGCCTACGGCGGCGGCACCTACGACGCCACCTGGTCGATCATCGAAGCCGTCAAGATCGCCGTCGCCGACAACGGCGGCAAGCTCCCCAGCGGCGACGACGCCCGCGCCAAGGTCCTCGCAGCCATGGCCGAGGTCAAGTTCGACGGCGTCACCGGCCCCGTCTCCTTCGACGAATACGGCGACACCACCAACACCATGATGACCGCCTACCAGGTCGACGGCGGCAAGTGGACCTCCAAGCTCAGCGAGGCCTACAAGCCGTAACAAGCTCCCCAGGCCACGCCTGACCCACACCAGACCGCGCGGGAGCGCTACCAGCGCCCCCGCGCGGTGCCATATCCGAACCACTCCACGGAGGCCCTGCGGTGAACGAACTGCCGCAACAGCTGGCCAATGGACTCATCCTCGGCGCGATGTACGGACTCATCGCGATCGGCTACACGATGGTCTACGGAATCATCCAGCTCATCAACTTCGCCCACGGCGAGATCTTCATGATCGGAGGCTTCGGAGCTCTCACCGTGTACCTCTGGATGCCGGCCGGTGTCTCCCTCCTCGCGATCATCCCCCTCATGATCATCGGCGGCGTCATATGCTCCGTCGCCGTCAGCGCAGCCGCCGAACGCTTCGCCTACCGGCCCCTGCGCACCGCCCCACGACTGGCCCCACTCATCACCGCGATCGGACTCTCCCTCGCACTCCAGCAGGCCATCTGGAAGTGGTACCCCGACGCCAAGAAGGACCGCTCCTTCCCCCAGTTCAAGGGCGAAGCGATCGACATCTTCGGCGCCCACATCCAACGCGGTGACCTCTTCGTCCTCATCACGGCCCCCATCTGCATGCTCGCCCTCGGACTCTTCGTCTCCAAGACCCGATCCGGCCGCGGCATGCAAGCCACCAGCCAGGACCCCGACACCGCCAAGCTCATGGGCATCAACACCGACCGCATCATCGTCATGGCCTTCGCCATCGGTGCCGCGTTCGCCGCCGTCGCCGCCGTCGCCTACGGGCTCAAGAACGGCCAGATCGGCTTCAAAATGGGCTTCATCATGGGCCTCAAAGCCTTCACCGCAGCCGTACTCGGCGGCATCGGCAACATCTACGGCGCCATGCTCGGCGGCGTCGTACTCGGCATCGCCGAATCCCTCGCCACCGGCTACATGAGCAACGTCCCCGGCATGGACCTCTTCGGCGGCGGCGCCTGGAAGGACGTATGGGCCTTCGTCCTCCTCATCATCGTCCTGCTGCTCCGCCCCCAGGGCCTGCTCGGCGAACGCGTCGCGGATCGGGCGTGATACGGATGACCACCAACCACACCACCGCACCCGGCCCCGCATTCCTGCCGATCCCCGCGGCCGCGGCCCGCATCGGCACCGTCGCCGGCGCCACCGTCGCCCTCGCCGGCACCTTCCTCGCCTGGACCTGGACCGACCAATTCCCCGGCGACCTCACCGTCACCGGCTACCCCGGCGGCCTCCAGGTCCTCACCCTCATCAGCGCCGCACTCACCCTGCTCCTCGCGCTGTCCGGGTACGGCATCCGAGGCCTGCGCTGGCTCACCCCCGGCGGCACCAACAGCCCCGTCCGTCTCCTCGCCCTCGGCACCCTCGGCACCACCGGCTACACCCTCGGCGCCATCGCCTACGACCTCGGCGGCGTCGTCAACCTGGAACCCGGCGCCTGGGTCAGCGGTATCGGCGCGCTCCTCGCCGCCGTCACCGCACTCGGACTCCCCGGCGACCAACCACTCGCCGACACCGGGACCACCGCCTGGCAGCGCTTCCGCAACAGCCTCGGCGCCCCCCAGGCCCCCCGCCCCAAAGCCCTCTCCTCCTGGGCCGAAATCCTCATCATCGTCGCCGCGTTCGGCATCGGCCTCTACGTCTTCGCCTACGGCATCGACACCGACTACACCGAACTCTTCATCGGCTTCCTCATCACCGTCGGCTTCGCCTTCACCGCACTCCACCGGGCCGGACTCGTCTCCCGCCTCACCGCGCTGACCACGAAGCACCGCAACATCACCCTCGCCGCCGCCCTCGTCGCAGCCGTC from Streptomyces sp. NBC_01591 includes:
- a CDS encoding branched-chain amino acid ABC transporter substrate-binding protein, with the protein product MLILTTVLTTGALTLTACGSRDDSKKSSDDGGTQTVVIGVDAPITGDLSALGLGIKNSADLAAQTANKEKTVPGIKFEVKPLDDQAQPSVGQQNAQKFIDDETVLGVVGPLNSGVSQSMQKPLNDAGLTQVSPANTGTELTQGENWKTGDKKRPFKTYFRTATTDQIQGAFAAKYLYNNAKIKQVYLIDDQKPYGAGLAASFKNTFTTLGGKIVGSDHVNPDDRDFNAVVTQVKKSGAKAVYYGGEYPAGAPLSQQLKDSVQIPLMGGDGMYSADFIKLNKKAQGDIATSVGKPVEELDSAKKFIADYKTAGYKDAYEAYGGGTYDATWSIIEAVKIAVADNGGKLPSGDDARAKVLAAMAEVKFDGVTGPVSFDEYGDTTNTMMTAYQVDGGKWTSKLSEAYKP
- a CDS encoding branched-chain amino acid ABC transporter permease, with protein sequence MNELPQQLANGLILGAMYGLIAIGYTMVYGIIQLINFAHGEIFMIGGFGALTVYLWMPAGVSLLAIIPLMIIGGVICSVAVSAAAERFAYRPLRTAPRLAPLITAIGLSLALQQAIWKWYPDAKKDRSFPQFKGEAIDIFGAHIQRGDLFVLITAPICMLALGLFVSKTRSGRGMQATSQDPDTAKLMGINTDRIIVMAFAIGAAFAAVAAVAYGLKNGQIGFKMGFIMGLKAFTAAVLGGIGNIYGAMLGGVVLGIAESLATGYMSNVPGMDLFGGGAWKDVWAFVLLIIVLLLRPQGLLGERVADRA